Proteins found in one Novipirellula artificiosorum genomic segment:
- a CDS encoding carbohydrate porin, producing MHAPLDRRAPSCALRDWLPSWRGLAAGLQQSAAIIPSPRWMCLVLAITLATTGSAQEDSAADFRLELDRMREDYETRIARIEADQSNFSTQRRTESNIDAQTEAFRRQLELRVPGYTALPESTEQALLSEIRDRQVLQNLFTFHGYARSGFGSSGRGSDQEVFQAPDAPTKYRLGNENDTYAELALERSRELESGVMVRGELMLAMQTLQNSTFDPSDNFLLRQAYLEMWRLPMVPEWKFWAGNRYYDRHDIHIIDYFFLDMSGYGGGIQDIPFHGAKLAVAYLGGALEFPVTDQGRIADHNVDVRIYDIPVPTGNMLLWGAGSYESGGTATDNSNTENVKRGYAVGAIHVTEELLGGFAKSSVQWGRDSSANFSSSVNMPFTDFNLDSQLLFTNTVTVHLCDWFTMQAIGIYRRTTAPDQTDPKTEWVSGGLRPIVHLTQHAAVAVEYGVDFVESGPLQVEGTVQKLTFSPMLRADTNFFSRPELRAFVSFAWWGDEFRGLVGGPTYIDETNGASFGVQGEHWW from the coding sequence TTGCACGCACCTCTCGACCGACGAGCCCCATCTTGCGCGCTTCGCGATTGGCTTCCCAGCTGGCGTGGCCTCGCTGCCGGTCTGCAACAATCGGCTGCTATCATCCCGTCGCCCCGCTGGATGTGTCTCGTTCTGGCGATCACGCTCGCGACCACCGGCTCCGCGCAAGAGGACTCCGCCGCCGATTTTCGGTTGGAGCTCGACCGAATGCGTGAGGACTACGAGACGCGCATCGCACGGATCGAGGCGGATCAATCCAACTTCTCAACTCAGAGACGAACCGAGAGCAACATCGATGCCCAAACTGAGGCATTTCGTCGGCAACTGGAGCTGCGAGTGCCGGGCTATACTGCGCTGCCTGAGAGCACCGAGCAGGCGTTACTATCCGAAATCCGCGACCGACAAGTCCTGCAAAACCTGTTCACATTCCACGGGTATGCACGGAGTGGCTTCGGAAGCAGCGGCAGAGGCAGCGACCAAGAAGTGTTTCAGGCACCCGACGCCCCAACCAAATACCGCCTGGGTAACGAAAACGATACCTATGCCGAGCTAGCGCTCGAGCGATCTCGCGAACTTGAAAGCGGCGTGATGGTGCGGGGCGAGCTGATGCTGGCGATGCAAACGCTTCAAAACTCGACGTTCGATCCGTCCGACAACTTCTTGCTGAGACAGGCATACCTCGAGATGTGGCGATTGCCGATGGTTCCTGAATGGAAGTTCTGGGCCGGAAATCGCTACTACGATCGTCACGACATCCACATCATCGACTACTTCTTCCTCGACATGAGTGGCTACGGGGGCGGAATTCAAGATATCCCTTTCCACGGCGCCAAGTTGGCGGTCGCCTACCTCGGTGGCGCTCTCGAGTTCCCAGTCACCGACCAAGGACGTATCGCCGACCACAACGTTGACGTCCGAATCTACGACATCCCTGTTCCGACCGGCAATATGCTGCTGTGGGGCGCCGGTTCCTACGAATCGGGCGGCACGGCAACGGACAACAGCAATACAGAGAATGTCAAACGTGGGTACGCCGTCGGTGCGATCCATGTTACAGAAGAACTTCTTGGCGGATTCGCAAAGTCTTCCGTCCAGTGGGGTCGCGACTCGTCGGCTAACTTCTCGTCGTCAGTCAACATGCCGTTCACCGATTTCAATCTCGACTCACAACTGCTGTTCACCAACACCGTGACCGTGCATCTATGTGACTGGTTTACGATGCAAGCGATCGGAATCTACCGGCGCACCACTGCGCCGGATCAAACCGACCCCAAAACCGAATGGGTGTCGGGTGGCTTGCGTCCGATTGTCCACCTGACTCAACATGCCGCCGTTGCTGTTGAGTACGGCGTTGACTTTGTCGAGAGTGGTCCGTTGCAAGTGGAAGGAACGGTGCAGAAGCTAACGTTCAGCCCCATGCTGAGAGCCGACACCAACTTCTTCTCGCGTCCGGAATTGCGAGCCTTCGTCAGCTTTGCCTGGTGGGGAGACGAATTCCGTGGTCTAGTCGGCGGCCCGACATACATTGACGAAACCAATGGCGCGTCTTTTGGCGTCCAAGGCGAACATTGGTGGTAA
- a CDS encoding DUF1254 domain-containing protein, with protein MIPKVGNNADSVAGSFFGNRMDRSVIEMQRLFLAIVSCVALTGLTDAANVLGQELTPVEAQTIAREATIYGYPIVESYRTLHAFAIDREGDEFKAPLNTLKHEANVFTPAENGVVTANADTPYSFLWMDLRDEPVVLGVPAMEEGRYYSIQLTDLFKFNFDYIGSRVTGNSAGQYLIAGPSWTGETPAGISKVIRCDTEFAFAIYRTQLLGPDDLENVKDIQNQYTATALSEYADRAKTDDAPDTVFSTPMPAEDSDLAFFSTLNFALPFCPSDESEQELMTRLARIGVSPIPIGTASVIATRLVIHRIGM; from the coding sequence ATGATCCCTAAAGTCGGCAACAACGCCGATTCAGTGGCGGGGAGCTTTTTCGGCAACAGAATGGATCGTTCGGTGATTGAAATGCAACGACTCTTCCTAGCAATCGTGTCGTGTGTGGCGCTGACTGGATTGACCGATGCGGCCAACGTCCTGGGGCAGGAGCTTACACCGGTGGAGGCTCAGACGATTGCTCGTGAAGCAACCATTTACGGTTACCCGATCGTAGAAAGCTATCGGACGCTGCATGCCTTTGCGATCGATCGCGAGGGCGACGAATTCAAAGCGCCACTCAATACGCTCAAGCACGAGGCCAACGTCTTTACTCCTGCTGAAAACGGTGTGGTAACAGCTAACGCCGATACGCCCTATTCATTCTTGTGGATGGACTTGAGGGATGAGCCCGTCGTGCTTGGTGTGCCGGCTATGGAGGAGGGACGTTACTATTCAATCCAATTGACAGACCTCTTCAAATTCAATTTCGATTACATCGGTTCCAGAGTGACCGGCAACAGCGCTGGGCAATACTTGATCGCGGGTCCAAGTTGGACGGGAGAGACGCCTGCGGGCATTAGCAAAGTCATTCGGTGCGACACCGAATTTGCATTTGCCATCTATCGCACGCAATTGCTCGGGCCTGATGATCTTGAGAACGTCAAGGACATTCAGAATCAATACACCGCAACGGCATTGAGTGAGTACGCAGATAGAGCGAAAACGGACGATGCGCCGGATACTGTTTTCTCAACTCCCATGCCCGCCGAAGACTCGGATCTCGCGTTCTTTTCAACACTCAATTTCGCGTTGCCGTTCTGTCCGTCTGATGAATCGGAACAGGAACTCATGACGCGACTGGCGCGGATCGGAGTCTCTCCGATTCCTATAGGAACTGCTTCAGTGATTGCCACTCGGTTGGTTATCCATCGCATAGGAATGTAG
- a CDS encoding DUF1254 domain-containing protein, with translation MNLRVTTSFVIGLLIADNVCQAQPPQMKMTTRIPPGIATPDKLETPVGTLRSVDGVPDAETTQRVFDNLDFQRATQAYLSTIQISSMNGMRKGLLSFGPANRTALLFEDLMDSKALWLTPNTVSVYMAMWLELGDEPMVLETPPNVLGLIDDAWFKYVADFGNAGPDKGKGGKFLILPPGYKGEVPEGYHVARSETHGNWVLWRGFQVDGSTKSAVDATKNRFRVYPLSQKDDPPAMNFLNVSGKFHNTIHRMDYGYWEELNEVIQREPVDALDPEILGWLATIGIEHGNAFDPDPRMKKILTDAANVAAVTARALTARPRDSRLYVYPGERVWTNPFIQGRYDFLLDGVRLIDSRIYMHFYATGITPAMSIKNVGKGSQYLIAYLDKNGNALDGSKTYKIHLPPNVPAKDFWSFTIYDTQTRSMLQTDQQFPGLDNNQEGLKKNADGSYDIYFSPKPPEGLENNWIQSVPGKGWHTIFRLYGPLGPFYDKTWKPSDPEVVE, from the coding sequence ATGAATCTTCGAGTCACAACGTCGTTTGTCATTGGGCTGTTAATCGCTGACAACGTTTGTCAGGCCCAGCCTCCCCAAATGAAGATGACCACAAGGATTCCGCCAGGAATCGCCACGCCGGACAAGCTCGAAACGCCCGTGGGAACGCTGCGTTCGGTGGACGGTGTTCCTGATGCAGAGACGACCCAGCGGGTATTTGATAACCTCGATTTTCAACGCGCGACGCAGGCCTATCTGTCGACCATCCAAATCTCCTCAATGAACGGGATGCGGAAAGGGTTGCTTTCTTTCGGCCCGGCGAATCGCACCGCTTTGCTGTTTGAAGATCTGATGGATTCCAAGGCACTCTGGCTGACCCCGAACACTGTCTCTGTCTATATGGCGATGTGGTTGGAATTGGGCGATGAGCCGATGGTGTTGGAGACGCCTCCCAACGTGTTGGGATTGATTGACGATGCGTGGTTCAAATACGTGGCAGACTTTGGAAACGCCGGCCCCGACAAGGGGAAGGGCGGAAAATTCCTGATCCTGCCGCCCGGGTACAAGGGCGAAGTACCGGAGGGTTACCACGTCGCTCGCTCGGAAACGCATGGCAACTGGGTGTTGTGGCGGGGCTTTCAGGTTGACGGTTCCACCAAGTCGGCAGTGGATGCGACGAAGAATCGGTTTCGAGTCTATCCGCTTTCTCAAAAAGATGATCCGCCCGCGATGAATTTCCTGAATGTCTCTGGCAAATTCCACAACACGATTCACCGCATGGACTACGGGTACTGGGAAGAGCTCAATGAAGTGATACAGCGTGAGCCGGTTGATGCATTGGATCCCGAGATCCTCGGTTGGCTGGCAACGATTGGGATTGAGCACGGGAACGCTTTCGATCCTGATCCACGGATGAAAAAGATTCTCACCGATGCCGCGAATGTTGCGGCTGTGACTGCCCGAGCGTTAACGGCGCGTCCGCGAGACTCGCGACTGTACGTGTATCCCGGAGAGCGAGTTTGGACGAACCCTTTCATCCAGGGCCGTTATGACTTTTTGCTTGACGGTGTTCGCCTGATTGACTCGCGGATTTATATGCATTTCTACGCGACCGGTATCACGCCGGCGATGTCAATCAAGAATGTCGGCAAGGGTTCTCAGTACCTGATCGCGTACCTGGACAAAAACGGCAACGCCTTGGATGGCAGTAAGACGTACAAGATTCATTTGCCGCCCAACGTGCCAGCGAAAGACTTCTGGTCGTTCACGATTTACGACACTCAAACTCGATCGATGTTGCAGACCGACCAGCAGTTCCCTGGTCTGGACAACAACCAGGAAGGATTGAAGAAAAACGCTGACGGTTCCTACGACATCTACTTCAGCCCGAAGCCTCCGGAAGGATTGGAGAACAACTGGATTCAATCTGTGCCTGGCAAAGGGTGGCACACCATCTTTCGCCTCTACGGTCCTCTGGGACCCTTCTACGACAAGACTTGGAAGCCCAGCGATCCGGAAGTGGTGGAGTAA
- a CDS encoding carcinine hydrolase/isopenicillin-N N-acyltransferase family protein yields MWSDGVKQVGTYADIRRLPLHGLSPRHSCPRLVLFFTSYPFGIMTPIKKTGTKYRGLSPHKITPIVGRTAAKDAIQAVWQWKSLSCVLGAVRRSPRWETFHVIHLLRHNVALWFLYVALGHVATRAHAECSTFAFKTENRTILAHNFDYPQEIEDGLLFINHPVATKRAWRSNFMQGWSADPASELERWTSRYGSVTFNLPGFQMVSAGMNTEGLSVATMELKETRTPNVAGRPHIESTVWLQFILDTCADVGDVCRRSQRFTVDGFSHFLFADATGQTAIVEWVDGRMVISIGGADSCVLTNSTFAESNQTYGTVQNKLPGIPATDRWRQLEIEPDDWTRSLERYCILREVLGTRSHEIENPVEFAFDTLKKAKFPVPDREGEFRTQWSVVFDTETRVIHFETRLHTQRRRIEFDGIDFRVNRSPAMYFCPDARSWRDPPQVL; encoded by the coding sequence ATGTGGTCCGACGGCGTCAAACAGGTCGGCACTTACGCAGACATTCGCAGGCTTCCTCTCCACGGTCTGTCACCTCGCCACAGTTGCCCTCGCCTCGTACTGTTCTTTACGAGCTATCCATTTGGAATCATGACTCCCATAAAGAAAACCGGAACTAAGTACAGGGGACTTTCACCCCACAAGATCACGCCAATCGTTGGGCGTACTGCAGCGAAGGACGCGATCCAAGCGGTTTGGCAATGGAAGAGTCTTTCTTGCGTCCTCGGTGCTGTCCGGCGTTCGCCCAGATGGGAGACTTTCCACGTAATTCATTTACTTCGACACAACGTAGCCCTATGGTTTCTTTACGTCGCACTCGGACATGTTGCGACACGTGCTCACGCTGAATGCTCGACATTTGCCTTCAAGACCGAAAACCGAACAATCCTTGCGCACAACTTTGATTACCCGCAAGAGATTGAAGACGGACTTCTATTCATTAATCATCCCGTGGCAACAAAGCGTGCATGGCGTTCAAATTTCATGCAGGGATGGAGCGCCGACCCAGCTTCCGAGCTAGAGCGTTGGACGTCAAGGTACGGTAGCGTGACGTTTAACTTACCCGGCTTCCAAATGGTTAGCGCGGGAATGAACACCGAAGGTCTCTCCGTAGCAACGATGGAGCTGAAGGAAACGAGGACGCCAAATGTCGCTGGTCGACCCCACATTGAATCGACAGTTTGGCTTCAATTCATTCTCGATACCTGTGCAGACGTCGGAGACGTCTGCCGTCGCAGTCAACGTTTTACCGTGGATGGATTCAGCCATTTCCTTTTCGCTGATGCGACCGGACAAACGGCAATCGTCGAGTGGGTCGACGGTCGAATGGTTATTTCGATTGGAGGAGCAGATTCGTGCGTATTGACTAACTCGACATTTGCTGAATCCAACCAAACCTATGGGACTGTCCAGAACAAACTGCCTGGAATTCCGGCAACAGATCGCTGGAGGCAACTTGAGATTGAGCCAGACGATTGGACTCGTTCTCTGGAACGCTATTGCATCCTGCGGGAAGTCTTGGGAACGCGCTCCCACGAAATCGAAAACCCGGTGGAGTTTGCCTTCGATACACTCAAGAAAGCCAAGTTCCCAGTCCCGGATCGAGAAGGTGAGTTCCGCACACAGTGGAGCGTTGTTTTCGACACCGAAACTAGAGTCATCCATTTTGAAACTCGGCTACACACGCAACGACGCAGAATTGAATTTGATGGCATTGATTTTAGGGTGAATCGATCGCCCGCGATGTATTTCTGTCCAGACGCCCGATCGTGGCGTGATCCACCGCAAGTTCTTTGA
- a CDS encoding TetR/AcrR family transcriptional regulator → MSETKSLTIRRRNDPQDRSVLRKSERTRQSILNAAVKFLSTHPFRDLTVAHLMSLAGTSRSAFYQYFGDLHDLMETLMQGLEEDIFHVAAPWFQGDDDPTPLLEQTMAGLVQLCYRQGSILQAVADAAPMDERLEKSWMDFLTAFDDAVTDRIEEHQAIGMIEPFDARPVAIA, encoded by the coding sequence ATGTCAGAAACAAAGTCATTAACCATCCGTCGTCGCAACGACCCACAGGATCGTTCTGTGCTGCGAAAGTCGGAACGGACTCGGCAGTCGATTCTCAATGCGGCGGTTAAATTCCTGTCGACCCATCCGTTTCGCGATCTGACGGTGGCGCATTTGATGTCGCTGGCCGGAACGAGCCGATCGGCATTCTATCAGTACTTCGGGGATCTCCACGATTTGATGGAGACGCTGATGCAAGGACTGGAAGAGGACATTTTTCACGTCGCCGCACCCTGGTTTCAGGGTGATGATGATCCAACACCACTTCTCGAACAGACGATGGCCGGTTTGGTGCAGCTCTGCTACCGGCAGGGCTCCATCCTGCAGGCCGTGGCAGATGCCGCACCAATGGATGAGCGGTTGGAAAAATCGTGGATGGATTTCCTCACAGCCTTTGACGATGCCGTCACCGATCGAATCGAGGAGCATCAGGCAATTGGTATGATCGAACCGTTTGATGCCCGGCCTGTAGCAATCGCCTGA
- a CDS encoding arylsulfatase — MKQQLFTPVLSVAVFLLAYNIQSAMAQDDTSTAYKMDRTVLPIQPPKYAPIEVFDARDATKPPMFQIKPPEGAPNVVIVLIDDIGFGATSTFGGAIETPTFDRLAKGGLRFNHFHTTALCSPTRASLLSGRNHHEVNVGCVMEIATGFPGNQGERSNDAKYFAETLRHNGYSTAAFGKWHETPTWEVSVSGPYFRWPTHSGFDKFYGFIGGETNQWDPVIFDGVTKVEKKDDPEYHFTADMTNEAINWMKFQQAMTPDKPFFIYYAPGAVHAPHHAPREWIKKYDGKFDSGWLRYREETLARQKAMGIVPQNTKLAPMPEDIKDWEKLSDKERELFALQMEAFAGFTEHTDHEVGRLVDAIDDIGALDNTLFIYIMGDNGSSGEGGLEGTYNELVHLNGIFDAETVDSMLARADDWGGPNSFPHFSAAWAVATDAPFTWTKQMAADFGGTRNSMVMHWPKGFESKGEIRAQWHHVNDVAATVLEAAKLPQPTMVNGVKQKPLSGVSMLYATDDAKAKDRHTTQYFEMFANRAIYHQGWLARAVHRAPWNNTPFHTLQNDVWDLYNTTEDFSLTNNLADKHPEKLKEMKELFKKEAIANSVYPLDDRAYERFNAAIAGRPDLMGDRTSLTLGHGMTGILENTFINEKNTSKTIVANVDLRGNDRGVILCQGGKFGGWALYMDQGKPAYTYNWFGLKSYTVASSKAIDKDKAEIKLVFDYEGGGTGRGGQATIFVDGEKVAEGRIDKTQPAVYSADETADVGIDESTPVADKVFEDVEDSEFTGRVNTVTISIPKREK, encoded by the coding sequence ATGAAACAACAACTCTTCACACCCGTTCTGTCAGTTGCCGTGTTTTTGCTGGCTTACAACATCCAGTCTGCAATGGCACAAGATGACACGTCAACGGCCTACAAGATGGATCGAACTGTTCTGCCGATTCAACCACCTAAATATGCACCCATTGAGGTCTTTGACGCGAGGGACGCCACCAAGCCTCCGATGTTTCAAATCAAACCACCCGAAGGCGCTCCCAACGTCGTCATCGTTTTGATTGATGACATTGGTTTTGGTGCGACAAGTACTTTCGGTGGAGCCATTGAAACCCCCACATTTGATCGTTTGGCCAAAGGCGGATTGCGGTTCAACCACTTCCACACGACGGCTCTCTGTTCGCCCACGCGAGCCTCGTTGCTTTCCGGTCGGAATCATCACGAGGTCAACGTTGGCTGCGTGATGGAAATCGCCACTGGCTTCCCGGGCAATCAGGGCGAGCGTTCCAACGATGCTAAATATTTTGCGGAAACCCTTCGGCACAACGGTTACAGCACCGCTGCATTTGGAAAGTGGCACGAAACACCGACGTGGGAAGTCTCGGTTTCCGGACCGTATTTCCGCTGGCCGACGCATTCTGGCTTTGACAAGTTTTATGGCTTCATCGGTGGCGAGACCAACCAGTGGGACCCCGTGATTTTTGACGGAGTCACGAAAGTCGAAAAGAAGGACGATCCCGAATATCACTTCACCGCAGACATGACCAATGAAGCCATCAACTGGATGAAGTTTCAGCAGGCGATGACTCCAGACAAACCCTTCTTTATTTACTACGCACCGGGAGCCGTGCATGCCCCGCACCATGCGCCAAGAGAATGGATCAAGAAGTACGACGGGAAATTTGATTCCGGCTGGCTCAGGTATCGCGAAGAGACGCTTGCTCGCCAGAAGGCGATGGGCATCGTACCGCAAAATACGAAGCTGGCACCGATGCCAGAAGACATCAAGGATTGGGAAAAGCTAAGCGACAAGGAACGTGAACTCTTCGCGCTGCAAATGGAAGCGTTTGCCGGTTTCACTGAACACACGGACCACGAAGTTGGGCGACTGGTCGATGCGATCGACGACATTGGAGCATTGGACAATACGCTGTTCATCTACATCATGGGCGACAACGGCTCAAGTGGCGAAGGTGGCCTGGAAGGAACTTACAACGAGCTCGTCCATCTGAACGGCATCTTTGATGCTGAGACCGTGGACAGCATGCTGGCCCGCGCCGATGACTGGGGCGGACCCAATTCATTCCCGCACTTTTCGGCTGCATGGGCGGTAGCAACAGACGCACCCTTTACCTGGACCAAGCAGATGGCCGCCGATTTTGGTGGCACTCGCAATAGCATGGTCATGCACTGGCCAAAAGGATTTGAGTCCAAAGGCGAAATTCGTGCGCAGTGGCACCACGTCAACGACGTCGCAGCGACCGTTCTGGAAGCGGCGAAACTGCCCCAGCCAACGATGGTCAATGGTGTCAAGCAAAAGCCGCTGTCGGGCGTCAGCATGCTGTATGCGACGGATGACGCGAAAGCAAAAGACCGGCATACGACTCAGTACTTTGAGATGTTTGCGAACCGGGCAATCTATCACCAAGGCTGGCTGGCTCGCGCAGTTCATCGCGCCCCATGGAATAACACACCATTCCACACTTTGCAGAATGACGTCTGGGATCTCTACAACACCACGGAAGATTTCAGCCTGACAAACAATCTGGCCGACAAGCATCCTGAAAAACTGAAAGAGATGAAGGAATTGTTCAAGAAGGAGGCCATCGCCAACAGCGTCTACCCTTTGGATGATAGAGCTTATGAACGCTTCAACGCCGCCATCGCTGGTCGCCCGGACCTGATGGGCGATCGAACCAGCCTGACCCTTGGCCATGGCATGACGGGGATCCTGGAGAACACGTTCATCAACGAGAAGAACACGTCCAAGACGATCGTCGCAAACGTTGACCTGAGGGGAAATGATCGCGGAGTCATTCTTTGTCAGGGCGGCAAGTTCGGCGGCTGGGCTTTGTACATGGATCAGGGCAAGCCTGCCTACACCTACAACTGGTTTGGCTTGAAGAGTTATACCGTCGCATCCAGCAAAGCGATCGATAAAGACAAGGCCGAGATCAAATTGGTCTTTGACTATGAGGGCGGCGGTACCGGACGAGGAGGCCAGGCGACGATCTTTGTCGATGGTGAAAAGGTCGCGGAGGGCCGGATCGACAAAACCCAGCCAGCGGTTTACTCCGCCGATGAAACGGCAGATGTTGGCATCGACGAATCAACGCCAGTGGCTGACAAGGTCTTTGAGGATGTTGAGGACTCGGAGTTCACCGGTCGGGTCAACACGGTCACGATCAGCATACCGAAAAGGGAGAAGTAG
- a CDS encoding DUF4345 domain-containing protein — translation MPIGRFLKSTSLGGNRVILDVRSKMITRAFLIFCAVGLVPIALGYGAMPSASLDALFGITVDTTNLTHIMRAVMGLYFAMVVIWLWGAFSRSMAGPALVACAVFMLGLAAGRLLSFVLDGMPHWLLIVYAVLEIVLGAVAVLLYQSRTRSDRALSAK, via the coding sequence TTGCCGATCGGGCGTTTCCTGAAATCAACGTCACTTGGCGGCAACCGGGTGATTTTAGACGTTCGCTCTAAAATGATAACACGCGCCTTCCTGATATTCTGTGCCGTTGGCTTGGTCCCGATCGCGCTGGGCTACGGAGCCATGCCTTCAGCCAGCTTGGACGCCCTCTTCGGCATCACCGTCGATACGACCAATCTCACCCACATCATGCGCGCCGTGATGGGGCTCTACTTCGCAATGGTCGTGATCTGGTTGTGGGGTGCGTTTAGTCGGTCGATGGCCGGGCCCGCTCTTGTCGCCTGTGCGGTGTTCATGCTTGGACTTGCCGCGGGGCGTTTGCTGAGCTTTGTCCTCGACGGCATGCCGCACTGGTTACTCATCGTCTACGCTGTTTTGGAAATCGTGCTTGGCGCGGTTGCCGTCCTTCTCTACCAATCTCGAACCAGATCCGACCGAGCCTTGTCTGCAAAATGA
- a CDS encoding arylsulfatase, translating to MKHITVFLAFIVSLAAGATLRSAEQPNILVIFTDDVGIWNINTYARGMMSTRTPHIDSIAANGMLFSDYYAEPSCTAGRSAFLTGQFPVRTGMHTVGLPGDPKGLTPETPTLPELLKLQGYNTGQFGKNHLGDRDEFLPTMHGFDEFWGWLYHLNAMEYVEDPDWPKDDAFQRFAPRNVIHAWAQPDGTQKIEDDGPLPTERMKTLDDEVNRHTIDFLKRSVEDGKPFFAWYCPSRAHVWTHLSEKYEAMLGQNGWGLQEVVMKDLDDHVGEILEALKDLGVADNTIVVFTSDNGPEIMTWPDGGMTPFKGEKGTTWEGGVRVPMIVSWPGKIKPGIMNNGLFDGKDWLPTLVAAAGGPSDLKEQLLKGYQGHKAHLDGYNQLDLLLGKGESSREEIIYYERTQLQAVRYGDWKAHFIVQPHGWGGAKERLNAPLLFNLRRDPFERAAEESGMYVNWLGNKMWAFGPAQAIVKQHLATFQQWPPVSPVSNQAQLERSLEDMDSRR from the coding sequence ATGAAACACATCACCGTCTTCCTCGCCTTCATCGTATCGCTGGCCGCCGGCGCAACGCTACGGTCCGCCGAACAGCCCAACATCCTGGTCATCTTTACCGACGACGTCGGCATCTGGAACATCAACACCTATGCGCGGGGGATGATGAGCACGCGCACGCCGCACATCGACAGCATTGCCGCGAATGGAATGCTCTTCAGCGACTACTACGCCGAGCCTTCCTGCACCGCGGGACGCTCAGCCTTCCTGACCGGCCAGTTTCCAGTGCGAACAGGGATGCATACCGTCGGCCTCCCCGGAGACCCGAAGGGCCTGACTCCGGAGACGCCAACGCTGCCCGAGTTGCTGAAACTGCAAGGCTACAATACCGGCCAGTTTGGCAAGAACCACCTCGGTGATCGTGACGAGTTTCTGCCCACGATGCATGGCTTCGACGAGTTCTGGGGTTGGCTCTATCACCTCAACGCGATGGAGTATGTCGAGGATCCCGACTGGCCGAAGGACGACGCGTTCCAGCGCTTCGCGCCGCGCAACGTGATTCATGCCTGGGCACAACCGGATGGCACCCAGAAAATCGAAGATGACGGACCGCTTCCCACGGAGCGCATGAAGACACTCGATGATGAGGTCAACCGGCACACGATTGATTTCCTGAAGAGATCAGTGGAGGACGGAAAGCCCTTCTTTGCGTGGTATTGCCCCTCTCGGGCGCACGTTTGGACCCATCTTTCGGAGAAATATGAAGCGATGCTGGGCCAGAACGGGTGGGGACTTCAGGAGGTGGTGATGAAGGACCTTGACGACCATGTGGGCGAGATCCTGGAGGCGCTGAAGGATTTGGGTGTGGCAGACAACACCATCGTCGTCTTCACGTCTGACAACGGGCCGGAAATCATGACGTGGCCCGATGGCGGCATGACGCCATTTAAAGGCGAGAAGGGCACCACCTGGGAGGGCGGCGTCAGGGTGCCCATGATTGTTTCGTGGCCCGGCAAGATCAAACCGGGGATTATGAACAACGGTTTGTTTGATGGAAAGGACTGGCTGCCGACCTTGGTGGCTGCAGCCGGCGGACCAAGTGATCTGAAGGAGCAATTGCTCAAAGGCTACCAGGGCCACAAGGCCCACCTCGACGGCTACAACCAATTGGATCTACTCCTTGGCAAAGGCGAGTCCAGCCGTGAGGAGATCATCTACTACGAACGCACCCAGTTGCAGGCGGTGCGCTACGGTGACTGGAAGGCCCATTTCATCGTCCAGCCACACGGTTGGGGCGGCGCAAAGGAACGCCTCAACGCTCCGCTGCTTTTCAACCTTCGCAGAGATCCATTCGAACGAGCCGCCGAGGAGTCTGGAATGTATGTGAATTGGCTGGGTAACAAGATGTGGGCCTTCGGCCCAGCACAGGCGATTGTGAAGCAGCACCTGGCCACCTTCCAGCAATGGCCTCCAGTTTCGCCCGTCTCCAACCAAGCCCAGCTTGAGCGGTCTCTCGAGGACATGGACAGCCGCCGTTGA